A segment of the Filifactor alocis ATCC 35896 genome:
ACGAACGAAGGCAAGGAGTCTTGTTATATGGAGTGTATGACAATCTGATTCTCTTTCGTATCAATCCTCTTACCATGACTATCCGTTACATCTGTTTGTCATCGCGAACCGGCGGAATACTGAAAAAGGTGTCCCCTATCTTGATTCTTGCGTAGAAGATTCCATCTTGATAATGGTATCCTTCAAATGGAGGATACTTGTCCAAAGTCTTCCGTACTTCATCAGGAAGACATCTAAAATCGTAATCTCTTAATGCACCTGCACCAATCAACCTCTCTGTTCGGTATGCTTTGATTTCTTTTTCATATTTTTTGCAGAATGTTTCCTGTTCCGTTTCATAAAGCGCCAAATCGTCTTCCTCCATTTTGTAATATCGGTCATATCCCGCAATCCAAGAAATATGAACACACAGCAGATGTTTCTCTATTTCAGGACAATACCCTATCGCAAAAAATTGCTCTCTGTTGATTTTCTGATTTTCTATGGTAATATTCCGTATCAAACAGTTCAAGTGAATACATCCTTTCTCTACCAATCATTTTAATTATCTTTTCATCAAAAGATTGCTTTTAGTTGACTTTCTATCGCTCTGCTTTGTATCAAATCATTCGTATCTATAATACTTGTCTACACCGATACCAATCGTATCCCAGTGTTTATTTTGATTATCTTGACGCCACAACCCTATACCGATATTCAAAAAACAATAACAATAATCCGCTTCACTGTCATCAACCTCATCGTCCTGTTCCATTATCATCTTAAGCAATTCATCTGCACTTGTTTCAAAAGCCGATACCCCATAAAGATACGGTCTGAGATTCCCGTCAATTCCACCAAGAAATTCAATGAATTCAAGCAATCCGCTTTCATCAAAGTCCAATCCCAATTCACTGTCAAAATAATAATGCCTGCCGGATTCTCCGTCACAGTTCGAAAAAACTCTGTCCGGTATTCCAATCAGCTTTTGCACCTCATTTATGTTCATCCCTAACATAATTTCCTTGTTGTCAATTGTTATCTTCTCAAGAGGAAATACTTCTACTCTCATTTCATTCTCTCCTAATTACATTCTATCAGCTTGTTTCTTATCCCTTTTATGGCAAGAGCACCCTTGCAACATCATAATTCGTTTTGTTCCCCTCACTTTTAGAAATTCCTTAATTCATCAAATAAGTTCAACAATTGCTCTTTATCGACTTTCAAGTCCTCCGGTAGTAAGTCTAATATTTCATCAAGCGCAGTATAAATATCCTCTCGCTCGACTGTATAGATAAAACAGTTTCGCTTATCCATCTTATTGAATCCCTCGGTATACTCCCTTACCAAAGTTTCAGCACTTGTCATAGCATCTTTATCAGAACCTTCTGCAATCTTTACGATTCCCGCTCTTGTCTTTCTATACAAAGTAGCTGCTTTCTTGGCATTGGCAGGTGTAATATTTTCCTGTCCGTCCCATGAACGAAACGGATTGTCCAAGTTCTGAGCAAGCCATTCGGGTTTTCTCGGCTTGCTAATCCAAAGATGAAGTCCGTCTTCTTTTCGCTTTTTATAAAGTTTCTTCGTTACTTTTGCAGCATCCTCCGGCAAGCTCTCCATCCAAAACATATACAAATTCGGAAGTCTATCGGGAGTTGGAATATCCTCTGCGGTAAAACCGAACAAGTCCATTGTTGTAAAAACTTCCAACTGCTGAAACTCCGACAACTTATCAAAATGAACAAGATTTCCCGGTTTTCCCCACAATCTTAATTCTGTAAGTTTTGGATATGCGTTCAAAACTTCCTCAATATCGAGTTCTTCGATTTTGATAACATGTAATTTTCCTAAAGCTTCCAAACCTTTCAACTTAGGAATCACTTTATCACATTGTAACAACAATGTCTGTTCATTTCCATTCGCCTGTATGTTGCAATTTTTCCTTACTTCTCCCAATAAAATAAGTTGCTCCAAACCGTCATTTAAGATAAGTTCTTCTACTCCTGTCATATCAATGGAAAGCGTACAAACTGATGTTCTTGAGAAATCCAGTTTTGTTTGGTTATGGTTCTCGAGAAACAGTTCAGAAATAAAAGGAGTGGATTGCAAATACTCATATAAATTTTTGTGCCATTTGTTTAATGTTAGATGAGTCAAACAAGGAAAAACCTTTAATTCCATTGCATCTTCAAAAGGTTTCCACTCATCATTCAAACGGCGCTTGGAAATGCCACACTCCTCTCCTACAAAGATGACTTTTTCTTCGCTCTTATCCGCTTTCTTAAATGCATCTGTCTGTTCTTTCGGTATTTCCTGCCATTTCAATTGTCTATAGACCTCATAACCGTTTCCCCATGTTGCGTATGAATTTGTACTCTCATCAGTTAAGGGAGTAACATTTCCAACGAAAGTATAATTTGTCGGTACATTCACATCAACATTTGATAGATGTATCCCTCGGTTCCAGTACATAAAGTCCTTATAAAGCGGTTTTATGGAAGATAATTCCTCCTCTTTCATAGGCTCTTCCCCCGACCAATCCAGTGAAAGAATGACCGCCTGCGGTTCCTTGTCATCTTCTTCTATCTTTGTGATTTGACAAGCTGTATATTTCTTTAAGTATTTATTATAGACGCAGTACACATCTCCTGCCTTTGCTATCATATTATTTCCTCCTTCTATTTTGTGTAGAAACTCCAATCGTTCTGCCAACTCTCAATTCCATGGTTTACCGATGCGATACTGAAATTCAATAAAACAATGTCATTATTCCATAAAAAATGAAACATTTCAGATGCTTAACAAATGATGAATAGACTCTGTGAACGTGTAAATAAACTGATGAATGATCATCAAAAGGATAGCTTGTAGAAATTAGATTGATTCAATCATTTCGTCGGGTTTTCGTATCAAATAACATCATACTGAATGTTGAGCACACAATCCGATATTACCGCAGATTGTTATTTCCTATAAAGTTCCGGTTTTTCAACCAACAATCCATACTTCAAATGAGGAAGTTGAATCATATTGTTGTATAACGCTTTCACTTCTTTACACGGTTTCAGTGTTAAATGCTCTATATTTTCAAGACTTAAAATAGGTGTATAGTCCTTGCTTTTTAGTATACCGGCTAAAAAATTAAAATATCTTAATTGTTTCATCTCATTGAGAAAATCAAAAGAATTTACATGAATATTTTTAGGCGCAAAACAATCTCCTTCGATTGACAAACTCTCTAAGTTGGTAAGATTGGCAAACAAACTGTAATCGTCCACTTTCTGAAAATTTTCTACCGACAAGGCAACCAAGTTTTTTAATTTTGAAATGGGTTCTATACTCTCTACACTTGCACCGGAACCTATGTGAAGATATTCCAGATTGGTAAGGTTGGTAATCTTAGAAAGATTCCGATATACGCCCCATTTGATGTATAACTTACGAAGATTTTGTTGTGCACAAACAGCATCAAGTAACTCTTGAGGCATCCTTGTACAGAAAGTCAGTTCTGTAAACGCTGTCGGATTATTCTGCAAAAAATCACACCATTCCTGTAAGACACGCTTCTTTTCCTTTGCTGTCTTATACTCCGGTGTAAAACTATCGCCTAATTGCGTACAGTTTATTGTCAATGCTTTTTCTCCGGTGTACTCCGATACTTCAACAATACATTTGTTCTCCGGTTCATCACGATGAAAGTAATCAAAACCGTATTTGATTTGCTTTTCATTTAGAATCGCCATAGATATCACTTCTCCTTCCATCTCCTACTCCAACTATTTATCTACTTCAGTTCAACCGAACTGATTATCCTATTTTGATTATCATGAAGTTGCTTGTACTGATACTTATGAAAGCTATTCGCAACCTACTCTCTATCAACAACACTCTTGAGCGATATGTATCATAGTAGTTTCATACCGCATGAATCGTTTGTGTCAAACTTCTGTCGTACTCACTTCTTCAAAATACTCGTCCAAATGATGATATATTTTCATATCTTCATCTGAACCGTCTCGCAAGACTGCATACTGATGTTCCTTCTTCTCATTGACAAAAACAAAATTATATTCACCGTAATAAGCCTGATATCCTTTGTCAGCTAATATCAAAATTTCCCCTTTTTTGAAGTTGAATATCTCTTTTTTAACACGATAAGTTTTTCCGACTTTCATTTTCATCCTATTCCTTCTCCTTCAAAAATACACTGTCGTTACTGCCATCAATCTGTAAACATGTTTTTTTGGATCAATCCATATCTTCTCTTGCAACAAACTTAACTGCAACAGACTTTACATCATACTCATGCTCTTATGTTCCGAAATCAGAGCATTTCTATTCTCACTTTCTGAAATGACAACATTCTTATTTCGAATTTCTTTTCCCATCATTCAGATGATTTGTGGTGACAGAGTACCTCGTCTATCATTTTCTCAATTTCATCATGATACTGCCGTTTGAACAATAATGTTTCTTTTACCGGTGTTAAATTTTTTTCATCCTGTATCAACTGTTCCAAAACAAGTCCGATATCTTCCATCGCATTGCCGCTCTTTCGTATTTTATAGCAAAGGCAATCAACCGCCCAATAAAACTTTGTTTTTTCTACATGATAGATTTCAATCGGTTTATAACATCTGATGACATGGGAAAATCGAGTTCTCACATC
Coding sequences within it:
- a CDS encoding leucine-rich repeat domain-containing protein, which produces MEGEVISMAILNEKQIKYGFDYFHRDEPENKCIVEVSEYTGEKALTINCTQLGDSFTPEYKTAKEKKRVLQEWCDFLQNNPTAFTELTFCTRMPQELLDAVCAQQNLRKLYIKWGVYRNLSKITNLTNLEYLHIGSGASVESIEPISKLKNLVALSVENFQKVDDYSLFANLTNLESLSIEGDCFAPKNIHVNSFDFLNEMKQLRYFNFLAGILKSKDYTPILSLENIEHLTLKPCKEVKALYNNMIQLPHLKYGLLVEKPELYRK